Proteins from a genomic interval of Quercus lobata isolate SW786 chromosome 11, ValleyOak3.0 Primary Assembly, whole genome shotgun sequence:
- the LOC115968504 gene encoding germin-like protein subfamily 1 member 7: MKKLFTCLLTVALLALASSLASAHDPSPLQDFCVAVNNPNSAVFVNGKFCKNPKLTTVDDFIFMGLDVPRNTLNQLGSNVTLVNMDMFPGLNTLGIALARVDYAPYGLNPPHIHPRATELLTVIEGTLLVGFVTSNPDNRLFTKVLNKGDIFVFPMGLIHFQFNIGETNSVAFSSLDSQNPGLITIANATFGSNPPINPYVLAKAFQLDKSVINYLQQKI; encoded by the exons ATGAAGAAACTTTTTACTTGCCTTCTAACTGTTGCGCTATTGGCTTTGGCATCCTCTCTTGCCTCTGCTCA TGACCCTAGTCCATTGCAAGACTTTTGTGTTGCAGTTAACAATCCCAACTCTGCTG TGTTTGTGAATGGAAAGTTTTGTAAGAACCCAAAGCTTACTACAGTTGACGACTTTATCTTCATGGGGCTTGATGTTCCTAGAAACACCCTTAATCAACTTGGGTCAAATGTCACTCTAGTAAACATGGACATGTTTCCTGGCCTCAACACTCTAGGGATAGCGTTGGCTCGTGTTGACTATGCACCATATGGCCTAAATCCTCCCCACATTCACCCTCGTGCCACTGAGCTTTTGACAGTCATAGAGGGTACACTTCTAGTTGGCTTTGTCACATCTAATCCTGATAATCGGCTCTTCACCAAAGTTTTGAACAAGGGAGACATTTTTGTATTTCCAATGGGTCTCATCCACTTTCAGTTCAATATAGGAGAGACCAATTCCGTTGCATTTTCTAGTCTCGATAGCCAAAATCCTGGGCTTATCACAATAGCAAATGCAACTTTTGGATCTAATCCTCCTATCAATCCTTATGTTCTCGCCAAGGCATTCCAACTCGACAAAAGTGTGATTAATTATCTTCAACAAAAAATCTAG